The genomic stretch TCTTTATTGATATGACCACCTTTAGTGTTTTCTTCAGTTGGTTTGATAGCTTTTTTAGCTATTTTACAACCCTCTACGATTACTTTATTTTTCTTTGGTAGAACAGCTAAAACTGTAGCTTTTTTACCTTTATCGTCACCAGCGATAATCTCTACAGTATCGCCTTTTTTGAAATTAAACTTTGCCATTAAACAACCTCCGGAGCAAGAGATACGATTTTCATAAATCCAGCATAACGCACTTCACGACCGATTGGTCCGAAGATACGAGTACCGATAGGCTCTCTCTTGTCATCAAGTATAACAGCTGCATTGTCATCAAAACGAATTAATGAACCGTTTTCTCTTTGAACTTCTTTATGAGTTCTAACGATAACAGCTTTTACAACTTTACCTTTTTTAACTTTAGCAGTTGGAATCGCTTTTTTAACAGAAGCAACGATAACGTCACCTACTGTTGCATAACGACGCTTAGAACCACCAAGAACCTTAATACACATAATCTCTTTTGCACCTGTATTATCAGCTACGTTTAAACGAGTAAAACCTTGAATCATACTACGCTCCTTTAACTACTGACTTAAGTCTAAAAGATTTTGTTTTAGAAAGTGGACGACATTCGATTGCAACAACCTCGTCTCCAACTTTTGCCTCATTGCGCTCATCGTGTACTAAGTACTTTTTGAAACGCTTTACAACTTTGTGGTAACGAGGATGCATTACACGGCGTTCAACTACTACTGTTATAGTTTTTTCACCAGCAATTTTTACAACATTACCTTGAATTTCACGTTTATGTGTCATCGCTCGTCCCCTAGTTTTCTACTGCAGTTAATGCAGTATTGATTCTTGCAATATCTTTTTTAGCAGTTTTTAATTCGCTGCTGTTTTGTAATTGCATCATTTTTTGTTTAATTTTTAGAGTAAACAGCTCAGTTTTCTTCTCTTTAAGCATTGCTTGAAGTTCAGCTGCACTTTTACCTGCTAAATCAGAATATTTCATTGCTCATCTCCGCAGTAACAATTTTTGTTTTGAATGGAAGTTTGTGCATTGCTAAAGTTAAAGCTTCACGAGCTAATTCGTGAGGTACACCACCCATTTCAAAGATTATACGACCTGGTTTAATGTTCATTACCCATTGATCAACTGGACCTTTACCCTTACCCATACGAACTTCTAATGGACGTTTTGTTAAAGGTTTAGCAGGGAATACACGAATCCAAATCTTACCATTTCTTTTAATGTGACGAGTAGCAGAGATACGAGCCGATTCAATTTGACGAGAATTGATACGACCAGCTTCTACAGCTTTAAAACCGATGTCACCAAAAGCTAATTTGTAACCTGAACGAGCGTAACCACGGTTACGACCTTTCATTACTTTACGATATTTTGTTCTTTTTGGCATTAACATGATCTATTCCGCCTTTTCACTATTTTCACGACGTGGTTTTCTTCCGCGACGCTCTTTTTTCTCTTCTTTAGCTTCTGCAGGGATACCTTTAGTAAGTACCTCACCTTTGAAGATCCATACTTTAATACCGATGATACCGTATGTAGTATGAGCTTCTGCGAAACCATAGTCGATTTTTGCACGAAGTGTATGAAGAGGAACACGTCCTTCTAAGTACCACTCAGTTCTTGCCATTTCAGCACCGCCAAGACGACCAGAAACAGAAACTTTGATACCTTTCGCACCACTTCTTTGTGCACCTTGCATAACTTTTTTCATAGCTCTACGGAATGCAACACGACGCTCTAATTGAGTAGCAACATTCTCAGCAACTAATTGTGCAGAAGCTTGAGCTTTTTTCTCTTCTTTGATGTTTACAGAAACAGCTTTACCGATAAGGTTTTGAAGAGAAGTTTTAAGTTTCTCAATATCAGCACCTTTTTTCCCGATGATAATACCAGGACGAGCAGCAATGATAGTTACACGTAATCTTTTAACAGTTCTTTCAATGATGATGTTAGAAACACCAGCATAGTAAAGTTCTTTCTTTAAATATGTTCTGATCTTGTGATCTTCACCTAAATTTGCTGCAGCAGATTCAAACTTAGGAAACCAACGGCTTTCCCAGTTACGGTTGATTCCAAGACGTAAACCAATAGGATTAACTTTTTGACCCATACTATTTACCCTCTACTTCTACTAAGATATGTGCTGTTGGTTTTCTAATACCTGAAGCCATACCACGAGCACGTGGACGGAAACGTTTTAGTACTGGACCATTGTCAACACGACAAGATGTGATAACACAATCTTCTGCTTCATTACCACTGTTAGCTACTGCAGATGCAATAACTTTAGAGATGATTTTTGCAGCCTTGTTTGGAGTAAATTCTAAAGCAGCCATTGCTTCTTCAGCATTCATACCTTGAACCTCTCTAGCAATTAGACGAGATTTAATTGGTGATACACGGATAAATTTTAATAATGCTCTAGCCATGATTACCCCTTCTTCTGAACAGAGCCTTTGTGGCCCTTAAATGTACGAGTTGGTGCAAATTCACCAAGTTTATAACCAATGTGATTCTCTGTAACATATACAGGAACGAATTGGCGACCATTATGAACATTTAATGTTAAACCTATCATCTCAGGAAGAACAACTGATCTTCTAGACCAAGTTTTTATAGGTTTTTTGTCTCCACTAGCTTTAGCAGTTTCAACTTTTTTCATTAAATGGTCATCTACGAATGGACCTTTTTTAACTGAACGAGCCATTAACCTACCCTTTTTGCATTTGGTTTACGACGAGTGATGATTAGTTTATCACTTGCTTTTTTACGACGAGTTTTAGCACCCTTAGTTGGTTTACCCCAAGGAGTAACTGGATGACGACCTGAATTCGTTTTACCTTCACCACCACCATGCGGGTGATCAATTGGGTTCATTGCAGAACCACGAGTTTGAGGACGGATACCCATATGACGAGTACGACCAGCTTTTGCTAAAACGATGTTAGAGTATTCTTCATTTCCAACTACACCAACAGTTGCCATACATTCACCAAGAACAAGTCTCATTTCAGATGAAGGCATACGTAAAGAAACATACTTACCGTCACGACCCATAATTTGAGCAGAAGTTCCAGCTGAACGTACCATTTGTCCACCTTTTCCAACTTTTAACTCAACGTTGTGTACAGTTGTACCAACAGGGATGTTTTTAAGTTTCATAGCATTACCAGGTTTAACGTCTAAACCAGATTCAGCTGCTGAAATTTTGTCACCTACATTTAAACCTTTTGGTTGTAGGATATATCTTTTTTCACCATCAGCGTAAGTTACAAGAGCGATTCTACAGTTTCTGTATGGATCGTACTCGATAGTGCTAACTGTACCTTCGATGTTCATTTTATTTCTTTTGAAATCAATGATACGGTAAAGTTTTTTAGCACCCGCTTGCTTATGACGAGATGTGATACGTCCGTTGTTGTTACGACCAGAGTGAGTTGGTAACTTAACTAATAATGAACGAACACTTGCTTTTGCTGTAATGTCTGAACTATCTACATTCGTATAAAAACGACGAGATGGAGTTATCGGTCTATAAGTTTTAATTGCCATCTTATACCGCCAAACTTTCTATTTGTGCACCTTCTGGTAAAGTAACATAGAACTTTTTGAAGTCGTTTTGTTTACCTTGTACACCACGGAATCTTTTTACTTTTCCGCTTTGATTTAAAGAGTTGATTTTTGAAGGAATAATTCCAAAATACTCTCTAAACACCTCTTTAAGACCTGTTTTAGTCATACGTGGTGAAGTTTGAACAACGATAACACCATCTTCTTGTAGACCAAGAGTCTTCTCTGTATATAGTATAGATTTAATATCTGTAATATCTGCCATTACTTAGCCTCACTTACAAGATTTTCCCATACAGCTTTTTCTATCACGATTGAACGATAGTTTGCAGCTAAGTATGCGTTTAACTCATTAGACTCAATTACATAAGTAGATTGAATGTTTTCAAATGCTAAGTATGTTTTTTCATCTAAAATCGATTTTACAAATAAAGTATCTCTTTGGTTAAGAGCTTTGAACATTGCGTTTGCATCTTTAGTTTTACCAGATGCTACTTCAATGCTGTCTACTACAAAAAGAGTACCGTTTTGTGCATGCTCGTTAAGAGCAAAATTTAAAGCAAGTTTCTTTTGCTTTTTGTTAACTTTTAAATCGTAGTTACGGTTGTTTTGTGGACCAAAAGCTTTACCACCACCTACGAATACAGGAGAACGACGAGAACCAGCACGAGCACGTCCGCCACCTTTTTGAGCCCATGGCTTTTTACCACCACCACGTACATCACTTCTACCTTTTGCGATTGCTGTATTAGCACGCATAGCAGCTTGAGCTGATTTTACATAAAGGTATAAGTTATGAGGATTGATTCCAGAGAAAGACTCTGGTAATACGATCTCAGATGCTTTTTCCATTTTTTCATTTAAAACGATTGCTGCACTCATTATTTAGCTACCTTTACACGACCTAAAGTACCGTTAGCTCCACTTACTGAACCTAAAACCGCAATGATTTTGTTTTCAGCATCGAAAGAAACGATCTCATTTTTTACACTGTTTTGTGTATTTCCGTATTGTCCAGGCATTTTCTTACCTTTCATAACACGACCTGGCCATTCAGCATTACCGATAGAACCTGTTCTACGACCAAATCTATGACCGTGAGATGCAGGACCACCACCGAAATTCCAACGCTTCATACCACCTTGAAAACCGCGACCTTTAGTTGTAAAAGTTGATTTTACAGTTGTTGCTTCTGCTAATGGAGCTAGATCTAAATCACCAGCTTCAGTGTTTGCAACTTCTAAAGTAACGAAACGGTTAAACTCAGATGAAAGGTTAAATTTCTTCTGTTGACCTTCAATTGCTTTATTCATTTTTTTGCCGCTAGCGTAAGCCACTAGTGCTTTACCATCGTTTACATCACACACTTTTGCATCTAGAACTCTTAAAAGAGTAACAGGTTTTGCAGGAACTGTGATAGTACGGCTCATACCGATTTTTTCAACAATATATTCCACTTGTTACTCCTTATTTATCCATTGAGCGAACTTCAACGTCCACTTCTGGTGCAAGATCTAGTTTCATTAATGAATCTACAGTCTCTGGCGTAGCAGAAACGATATCAATCATTCTTGCATGCATACGAATTTCAAATTGCTCACGAGATTTTTTGTTAACGTGAACAGACTTTAAAACTGTATATTTACGAATTTTTGTTGGTAAAGGTATTGGACCACGGATTACCGCACCAGTACGCTTAACAGCCTCTACGATTGACGCTACAGATCTATCAAGTACACGATGATCGTAAGCTTTCAATTTCAAACGAATTTTTTCCATAATTTTCCTTCTAAAGAACTCGTTAGCTCGATGGCTAACCATTTAAGGGAGCAGAATTATACTCAAATTAGTTCTATAATTCAAGGATTTAGGGGCTAAAAAATGAAAAATAAAGAAATTTATTTCCTTTTAATAAGGAAGTGATAAAATTATGTTATCAAAATTTTGGATAAAAATATGGAAATTTTACTTGAAGAGTTTTATAAAATTGATTTGCACCTTGATAAATATCATGACAGGAAGGTACAGATCGATGAAAGATCGTATCAAATTAACGGAATTACAAAGAGCGGAAAAACACAACTTGTAAAATCGTATCTGCTCTCTCATAAAAAAAGCAGCTATCTTTATATAGATTGCAACGACATCAGAATAGATGTAGAAACGCTGAATGATTCACTCAATAAGTTTTGTAAGGATAACAGAATCGATATTCTTGTTTTTGATAACTATAAAGAGGAGTTTAACTTTCCAAATGTTTCCCAGCTTATTATCACCTCAGAGAAAAAGCTACCTATTCCCGAACTAGATACTCTTGATCTTTATCCGCTCGATTACGAAGAGTTTCTGGCGTATGAACACAAATATGACTCCTCTGCTTTAAATCACTTCTTCCAACTTGGCGGACTTGCCGTGATGCACAAGATATATAGTGATGAGAGGAATATCTACCTGCAACAAGTATTTCAAAATGCTTTGGATAATATTGAATTTGATATTCTCATACTTTGTGCAAAGTTTAACTCTCAAAAACTCTCTGCTTTTACAATCTATGAAAGGTTAAAGGCAAAAAGAAAGATTTCAAAAGACAAACTCTATAAATCATTTGAAAGTTTGGTAGAAAAAAAATATATCCATCTTCTAGAGAAGTTTAACCATACAAGAGCGACAAAAAAGGTCTATCTATGTGATACATCTTTAAAATCAGCACTCTCTTTAGAAAAAAACTTTGGACGCTTATTTGAAAATATGGTTTACCTTGAGCTTCAAAAACAAAATAAAGAGCTCTATTACGATGACGATCTGGAGTTTTATCTTCCCCAAGACGATGAGATCATTTTGTGTAAACCCTTTGCGGACGAGAGAAAGGTGTTTAAAAAGCTAGAGAGTTTAGAAGCGTTTATCTTTACATATTCAATTAGAAAGATCACAGTAGTTACTATGAATAAAGAGGGCTCTCTCTCCCACCCTCTTTCTAAAGTCAACATTATCCCCTTTGATGTATGGGCACTCGGCGACTAGAGAGATGATAGTTGATGCTGCAGGCTCGATTGTATCGTTGGGTATTTAAACTCAAACCCGCTCTCCAATAAAGCTCTTGGATGGATCTCTTTAGATCCGGTAAGTACCGTTGCAGCCTCTCCGTAAATGATTTTAAGTACAAACTCCGGTAAAGGGAGCAGCGTAGGTCTGTGCAATATAGCGCCTAGTGCTTTTGTATATTCGTAATTCCTTACAGGTTTGGGGGTAGTAAGATTAAAAGTACCCACAAGTTTTTTCTCACATAGATGCTTGTATGCAGCTACCAAATCATCTATGTCGATCCAGCTCATTATCGTTGTACCGTCGCCTACGATTCCGGCGACACCCAGTTTAAAGGGTGTTAGCATCTGCTTTAATGCTCCGCCTTCCTTTCCGATCACAATCCCAAAACGGGTAATAGCGGTCGGTTTGCTACACTCTAACGCACTTTCTTCCCATACCTTTGTTAATGATCCCAAAAAATCATCTGCATACTCTTTGTAACTCTCATCATAAACACCATCATCAGGATATGCCCCGATAGCCGATGTGGAGATAAAGTAATTCACATCACTCTCGTTGATCGCACTTACTAAAGTTTTTGTCGTTTCCACTCTACTATTTATAAGTACTTTTTTATACTCCTCATTCCATCTTTTAATAATGGGAGCTCCGGCAAGATTGATAACAGTATCTACACCTTCGAGTTTTTCAAGTATCTGCTCTTTTGTATCATCTCTATGAATATGTACATTCTCTTGAAAATGTTTTTGCAAGTGTGATCCCACAAAACCACTTGCTCCGGTGATTGCTACTTTCATAACGCACCTCCTGTATCTTATAATAGTATCATACTATCGCGTTACTTTGTATATTTTTTTCTTTTAGTGTTTAAATAGTTCTATTGCTCTTTTTGCAGCCTCCTTATGAACAACCATCGGTTTCGGATAGTTAGGGATATCATTGCTTAGAAGATAATGTTCATCATGTAGATATTTTGACGGTATCTCTTGTAACTCAGGCAGATATTTTTTTATATAGATTACATCTTTATCAAACTTTTTACTTTGTAGGTAAGGGTTAAAAACTCTAAAATAGGGCTGAGGGTCTACTCCGGTTCCCGCACTCCACTGCCACGACAATACATTACTTGCTTTATCGTAATCAAGAAGATATTTTGCAAAAAAAGCCTCACCCATCTGCCAGGGTAATAGAAGATCCTTGGTAAAGAATGAAGCGACTACCATCCTTACTCTATTATGCATCTTTCCCTTAGTGAGCAATTCCCTTACCCCTGCATCTATAAAAGGGACACCCGTTTTTGCATTTACAAACTTTTCAAATTTTTGACTATCTTTTATTCCCTGAAATGTGTACTTGAAATTTTGGGTCTCCAAGCTTGGAAAATGAAAAAGCAGATAGGCATAAAATTCTCTGAATATCAACTCTCTTATAAAGTCGTAACTTCCTTGAATTGCAAATAACTCCCTTACTATCTCTCTAATGCCTAATACTCCAAAACGGATAGAAACACTGAGTTCTGAAGTGCCATTTAGTGAGGGAAAATCTCTTTGTGTTTTATAATCAGCCAACTTCTTTTTAAAATCTTCGAGCTTTTGGCGAGCTTTTGGAAGTGTAATGTTTTGTTTGACAAAACCCATATCAGACAAACTAGGTGTATCCTCATAATTGTAGGAGAGTAACTGCATTGAGCCAATCTTCACTTCTGTAAGATCTTTTGATTTTAAACGCTCCATGGCAACTTTATAAAAAGGGGTGAAGAGAAGATAAGGGGTACCATCTTTTTTTAAAATCTCTTTGGATTTAAAGAGATACGTTTCATTGAGATAACGAAAGTGGATCTTATGAGAGATAGTAAGATCTCGTTGTTTCGCATATGAATCGTAATCACCGGAAGCTACTACCTCATCAAAATCATACTCCTTTAACAGCTTCTCAAAAACATCTTCAGGAAAATCGTAAAATATTTTCAGATCAAGCCCTAGTGCTTGGAGCTCTTTTTTTAATTCAAATACAT from Sulfurimonas sp. hsl 1-7 encodes the following:
- the rplX gene encoding 50S ribosomal protein L24; its protein translation is MAKFNFKKGDTVEIIAGDDKGKKATVLAVLPKKNKVIVEGCKIAKKAIKPTEENTKGGHINKEMPIDVSNVRKVEA
- the rplN gene encoding 50S ribosomal protein L14, coding for MIQGFTRLNVADNTGAKEIMCIKVLGGSKRRYATVGDVIVASVKKAIPTAKVKKGKVVKAVIVRTHKEVQRENGSLIRFDDNAAVILDDKREPIGTRIFGPIGREVRYAGFMKIVSLAPEVV
- the rpsQ gene encoding 30S ribosomal protein S17; the protein is MTHKREIQGNVVKIAGEKTITVVVERRVMHPRYHKVVKRFKKYLVHDERNEAKVGDEVVAIECRPLSKTKSFRLKSVVKGA
- the rpmC gene encoding 50S ribosomal protein L29 gives rise to the protein MKYSDLAGKSAAELQAMLKEKKTELFTLKIKQKMMQLQNSSELKTAKKDIARINTALTAVEN
- the rplP gene encoding 50S ribosomal protein L16 gives rise to the protein MLMPKRTKYRKVMKGRNRGYARSGYKLAFGDIGFKAVEAGRINSRQIESARISATRHIKRNGKIWIRVFPAKPLTKRPLEVRMGKGKGPVDQWVMNIKPGRIIFEMGGVPHELAREALTLAMHKLPFKTKIVTAEMSNEIF
- the rpsC gene encoding 30S ribosomal protein S3; protein product: MGQKVNPIGLRLGINRNWESRWFPKFESAAANLGEDHKIRTYLKKELYYAGVSNIIIERTVKRLRVTIIAARPGIIIGKKGADIEKLKTSLQNLIGKAVSVNIKEEKKAQASAQLVAENVATQLERRVAFRRAMKKVMQGAQRSGAKGIKVSVSGRLGGAEMARTEWYLEGRVPLHTLRAKIDYGFAEAHTTYGIIGIKVWIFKGEVLTKGIPAEAKEEKKERRGRKPRRENSEKAE
- the rplV gene encoding 50S ribosomal protein L22, with the translated sequence MARALLKFIRVSPIKSRLIAREVQGMNAEEAMAALEFTPNKAAKIISKVIASAVANSGNEAEDCVITSCRVDNGPVLKRFRPRARGMASGIRKPTAHILVEVEGK
- the rpsS gene encoding 30S ribosomal protein S19; translated protein: MARSVKKGPFVDDHLMKKVETAKASGDKKPIKTWSRRSVVLPEMIGLTLNVHNGRQFVPVYVTENHIGYKLGEFAPTRTFKGHKGSVQKKG
- the rplB gene encoding 50S ribosomal protein L2; its protein translation is MAIKTYRPITPSRRFYTNVDSSDITAKASVRSLLVKLPTHSGRNNNGRITSRHKQAGAKKLYRIIDFKRNKMNIEGTVSTIEYDPYRNCRIALVTYADGEKRYILQPKGLNVGDKISAAESGLDVKPGNAMKLKNIPVGTTVHNVELKVGKGGQMVRSAGTSAQIMGRDGKYVSLRMPSSEMRLVLGECMATVGVVGNEEYSNIVLAKAGRTRHMGIRPQTRGSAMNPIDHPHGGGEGKTNSGRHPVTPWGKPTKGAKTRRKKASDKLIITRRKPNAKRVG
- a CDS encoding 50S ribosomal protein L23; translated protein: MADITDIKSILYTEKTLGLQEDGVIVVQTSPRMTKTGLKEVFREYFGIIPSKINSLNQSGKVKRFRGVQGKQNDFKKFYVTLPEGAQIESLAV
- the rplD gene encoding 50S ribosomal protein L4; its protein translation is MSAAIVLNEKMEKASEIVLPESFSGINPHNLYLYVKSAQAAMRANTAIAKGRSDVRGGGKKPWAQKGGGRARAGSRRSPVFVGGGKAFGPQNNRNYDLKVNKKQKKLALNFALNEHAQNGTLFVVDSIEVASGKTKDANAMFKALNQRDTLFVKSILDEKTYLAFENIQSTYVIESNELNAYLAANYRSIVIEKAVWENLVSEAK
- the rplC gene encoding 50S ribosomal protein L3, whose amino-acid sequence is MEYIVEKIGMSRTITVPAKPVTLLRVLDAKVCDVNDGKALVAYASGKKMNKAIEGQQKKFNLSSEFNRFVTLEVANTEAGDLDLAPLAEATTVKSTFTTKGRGFQGGMKRWNFGGGPASHGHRFGRRTGSIGNAEWPGRVMKGKKMPGQYGNTQNSVKNEIVSFDAENKIIAVLGSVSGANGTLGRVKVAK
- the rpsJ gene encoding 30S ribosomal protein S10, with the protein product MEKIRLKLKAYDHRVLDRSVASIVEAVKRTGAVIRGPIPLPTKIRKYTVLKSVHVNKKSREQFEIRMHARMIDIVSATPETVDSLMKLDLAPEVDVEVRSMDK
- a CDS encoding ATP-binding protein — its product is MEILLEEFYKIDLHLDKYHDRKVQIDERSYQINGITKSGKTQLVKSYLLSHKKSSYLYIDCNDIRIDVETLNDSLNKFCKDNRIDILVFDNYKEEFNFPNVSQLIITSEKKLPIPELDTLDLYPLDYEEFLAYEHKYDSSALNHFFQLGGLAVMHKIYSDERNIYLQQVFQNALDNIEFDILILCAKFNSQKLSAFTIYERLKAKRKISKDKLYKSFESLVEKKYIHLLEKFNHTRATKKVYLCDTSLKSALSLEKNFGRLFENMVYLELQKQNKELYYDDDLEFYLPQDDEIILCKPFADERKVFKKLESLEAFIFTYSIRKITVVTMNKEGSLSHPLSKVNIIPFDVWALGD
- a CDS encoding TIGR01777 family oxidoreductase, producing the protein MKVAITGASGFVGSHLQKHFQENVHIHRDDTKEQILEKLEGVDTVINLAGAPIIKRWNEEYKKVLINSRVETTKTLVSAINESDVNYFISTSAIGAYPDDGVYDESYKEYADDFLGSLTKVWEESALECSKPTAITRFGIVIGKEGGALKQMLTPFKLGVAGIVGDGTTIMSWIDIDDLVAAYKHLCEKKLVGTFNLTTPKPVRNYEYTKALGAILHRPTLLPLPEFVLKIIYGEAATVLTGSKEIHPRALLESGFEFKYPTIQSSLQHQLSSL
- a CDS encoding cryptochrome/photolyase family protein; amino-acid sequence: MKRILWFRRDLRVRDNKLLSYTGEVLPIFIFDKHILDKLEKDDKRVTLIYDYVFELKKELQALGLDLKIFYDFPEDVFEKLLKEYDFDEVVASGDYDSYAKQRDLTISHKIHFRYLNETYLFKSKEILKKDGTPYLLFTPFYKVAMERLKSKDLTEVKIGSMQLLSYNYEDTPSLSDMGFVKQNITLPKARQKLEDFKKKLADYKTQRDFPSLNGTSELSVSIRFGVLGIREIVRELFAIQGSYDFIRELIFREFYAYLLFHFPSLETQNFKYTFQGIKDSQKFEKFVNAKTGVPFIDAGVRELLTKGKMHNRVRMVVASFFTKDLLLPWQMGEAFFAKYLLDYDKASNVLSWQWSAGTGVDPQPYFRVFNPYLQSKKFDKDVIYIKKYLPELQEIPSKYLHDEHYLLSNDIPNYPKPMVVHKEAAKRAIELFKH